Proteins from a single region of Xiphias gladius isolate SHS-SW01 ecotype Sanya breed wild chromosome 2, ASM1685928v1, whole genome shotgun sequence:
- the rassf8b gene encoding ras association domain-containing protein 8b: MKAMELKVWVDGVQRIVCGVTEFTTCQEVVIALAQAIGRTGRYTLIEKWRETERHLAPHENPVVSLNKWGQYASDVQLILQRTGPSVSERPTSDGQGRVPERGFYRQSLPPLAKLRPSGTDRSLKRREPKRKSLTFTGGAKGLRDIFGKSREAEAKQPQQRSVSLNLSRVEGGGVAFVPGSPARELSRLVQLQRDKLQALESRLLGCEAELGEWEDAAGEANEGENLEEELLLLEQQVRRNDAEMEEEEFWQNELQIEQESEQQLRQQLAELQGHIRDCEAKLSEYLARIRSTETGLEQEQLQQEAELHQRVNEEEVQAQLEKVRAELEIQGQQTARLESSCRALERSLGQSGKRLQEKEQELEQLTKELRQVNLQQFIQQTGTKVTVLPAQPTGENDSDVESGSLARRGSSRLLPCDLRTLQSTVSSSLNPEGIYV, from the exons GACGCACCGGCAGATACACTTTGATCGAGAAATGGCGGGAGACAGAACGTCACCTGGCTCCGCATGAAAACCCCGTGGTGTCCCTCAACAAGTGGGGTCAGTATGCCAGCGACGTGCAGCTCATCCTCCAACGAACCGGACCGTCTGTTAGTGAGCGGCCCACCTCTGATGGGCAGGGTCGCGTCCCAGAGCGTGGCTTCTACCGGCAGAGCCTCCCACCTCTGGCCAAACTCCGCCCGTCAGGGACAGACCGCTCACTCAAACGAAGAGAACCCAAACGCAAGTCTCTGACCTTCACTGGAGGAGCGAAGGGTCTGCGGGACATATTTGGGAAAAGCAGAGAGGCTGAAG CTAAACAGCCCCAGCAGCGCAGTGTGAGTCTGAACCTGAGCAGAGTGGAAGGTGGTGGAGTAGCATTTGTGCCTGGGAGTCCAGCCAGAGAGCTGAGCCGGCTGgtgcagctgcagagagacaaactCCAGGCCCTGGAGAGCCGTCTGCTGGGCTGTGAGGCCGAGCTGGGAGAATGGGAGGACGCTGCCGGCGAGGCCAATGAA ggagaaaatctagaggaggagctgctgcttTTAGAGCAGCAGGTGAGGAGGAACGATGctgagatggaggaggaggaattcTGGCAGAACGAGCTGCAGATTGAGCAGGAGAGCGAGCAGCAACTCCGGCAACAGCTAGCCGAACTGCAGGGCCATATACGTGACTGTGAGGCCAAGCTTTCAGAGTACTTAGCACGCATACGG AGCACGGAGACAGGCCTGGagcaggagcagctgcagcaggaggctGAGCTTCACCAGAGGGTCAATGAGGAGGAG GTGCAAGCCCAGCTGGAGAAAGTGAGGGCAGAGCTGGAAATTCAGGGCCAACAAACAGCACGGCTGGAGAGCAGCTGCAGGGCGTTGGAACGCTCACTTGGCCAGTCAGGCAAGAGATTACAG gaaaaggagcaggagctggagcagctgACAAAAGAGCTACGACAGGTCAACCTGCAGCAGTTCATTCAGCAGACTGGTACCAAGGTCACTGTGCTGCCTGCTCAACCTACAGGAGAGAACGACAGCg ACGTGGAGTCTGGTTCTCTGGCGAGACGTGGCTCTTCGCGTCTCTTACCCTGCGACCTCCGCACTCTTCAAAGCACCGTCTCCTCCAGCCTCAACCCCGAGGGCATCTACGTTTGA